In the Mastacembelus armatus chromosome 17, fMasArm1.2, whole genome shotgun sequence genome, one interval contains:
- the LOC113134556 gene encoding tripartite motif-containing protein 16-like, whose translation MAQKGAQLDQETFSCSICLDLLKDPVAVPCGHSYCMTCIKAHWDEEDEKNIYSCPQCRQTFIPRPVLGKNTMLAALVEQLKKTGLQAAPADHCSAGPEDVACDFCSGRKLKALKSCLVCLVSYCEKHLQPHYDVAQLKRHKLVEPCKKLQDNICSRHDEVMKMFCRTDQQCICYLCSVDEHKGHDTVSAAAERTERQRELEGKIQQRIQDREKAVKVLQQQLETINGSADKAVEDSEKIFTEMIRLLEKRRSDVKQQIRSQQETEVSRVKELQEKLEQEITELKRKDADLKQLSHTEDHNQFLQNYPSVSALSEPTDSSSINIRPLFYFEDVTAAVSELRDKLQDILREKWTNISLALKGVYVLLPQPMTRAGFLQYSQKITLDPNTAHTRLLLSEGNRKATMMSEEQSYSSHPDRLTHSYQVLSRESLTRRCYWEVEKGEGGVSVVVAYKDSDSVHEKFGDNNKSWAFGFYKHRYEFRHDNVITPVSGPRSSRVGVYLDHRAGILSFYSISDTMTLLHRVQTTFILPLYAGLHINGPLENSAEICSLN comes from the coding sequence ATGGCACAGAAAGGAGCTCAGCTGGACCAGGAAACCTTTTCTTGTTCGATCTGTCTGGATCTACTGAAGGATCCGGTGGCTGTTCCCTGTGGACATAGCTACTGCATGACCTGTATTAAAGCTCActgggatgaagaggatgagaagaatatctacagctgccctcagtgtAGGCAGACCTTCATACCGAGGCCTGTCCTAGGGAAAAACACCATGTTAGCAGCTTtagtggagcagctgaagaagactggactccaagctgctcctgctgatcaCTGCTCTGCTGGACCTGAAGATGTGGCCTGTGATTTCTGCAgtgggagaaaactgaaagccctcaagtcctgtctggtgtgtctggtgtcttactgtgagaaacacctccagcctcattaTGATGTAGCTCAGTTAAAGAGACACAAGCTGGTGGAGCCCTGCAAGAAGCTCCAGGACAACATCTGCTCTCGTCATGatgaggtgatgaagatgttctgccgcactgatcagcagtgtatctgttatctctgctctgtggacgaacataaaggccacgacacagtctcagctgcagcagaaaggactgagaggcagagagagctcgaggggaaaatccagcagagaatccaggacagagagaaagctgtgaaggtgcttcagcagcagctggagaccatcaatggctctgctgataaagcagtGGAGGACAGTGAGAAGATCTTCACTGAGATGATCCGTCTCCTGGAGAAAAGACGCtctgatgtgaagcagcagatcagatcccagcaggaaactgaagtgagtcgagtcaaagagcttcaggagaagctggagcaggagatcactgagctgaagaggaaagacgctgatctgaagcagctctcacacacagaggATCACAACCAGTTTCTACAGAACTacccctcagtgtcagctctcagtgaacctacagactcatccagcatcaATATCCGTCCTCTGTTCTACTTTGAGgacgtgacagcagctgtgtcagagctcagagataaactacaggatattctgagggagaaatggacaaacatctcaCTGGCTCTGAAAGGGGTGTATGTTTTACTGCCACAACCCATGACCAGAGCTGGATTCTTACAATATTCACAGAAAatcacactggatccaaacacagcacacacacgtCTGTTATTATCTGAGgggaacagaaaagcaacaatgaTGAGTGAAGAACAGTCTTATTCCAGTCATCCAGACAGACTGACTCATTCTTATCAGGTCCTGAGTAGAGAGAGTCTGACTAGAcgttgttactgggaggtggaaaAAGGGGAGGGAGGAGTTTCAGTAGTGGTTGCATACAAAGACAGTGACAGTGTACATGAAAAATTTGGAGATAATAACAAGTCCTGGGCCTTTGGTTTTTATAAACATCGTTATGAATTCAGACATGACAACGTCATCACTCCAGTGTCAGGTCCTCGGTCCTCCAGAGTAGGAGTGTACCTGGATCACAGAGCAGGtattctgtccttctacagcATATCTGACACcatgactctcctccacagagtccagaccacatTCATTCTGCCTCTTTATGCTGGACTTCATATTAACGGTCCTCTTGAAAATAGTGCTGAGATATGTTCACTTAATTAA
- the LOC113134553 gene encoding tripartite motif-containing protein 16-like: MAQKGAQLDQETFSCSICLNLLKDPVTVPCGHSYCMTCIKTHWDEEDEKNIYSCPQCRQTFIPRPVLVKNIMLAALVEQLKKTGLQAAPADHCYAGPEDVACDVCTGRKLKALKSCLVCLVSYCEKHLQPHYDVAQLKRHKLVEPCEKLQDNICSHHDEVMKMFCRTDQQCICYLCPVEEHKGHDTVSAAAERTERQRELEGSRQKIQQRIQDREKDVKVLQQELETINGSADKAVEDSEKIFTELISLLEKRRSDVKQQIRSQQETEVSRVKELQEKLEQEITELKRKDADLKQLSHTEDHNYFLENYFLLSSFNESIELPSTNICPLFYFEGVTAAVSELRDKLQDILREKWPKILQTLTIVDVLLSQPEPKTRAGFLKYSQEITLDPNTAHRRLLLSEGNRKATLMLVGQYYPNPWHPDRFTDEHQVLSGESLNRRCYWEVEKGEGGVSVVVAYKDSDSVHEKFGDNNKSWAFGFYKHRYEFRHNNIITPVSGPRSSRVGVYLDHRAGILSFYCASETMTLLHRVQTTFTQPLYAGLYLNGPVENTAEICSLN; the protein is encoded by the coding sequence ATGGCACAGAAAGGAGCTCAGCTGGACCAGGAAACCTTTTCTTGTTCGATCTGTCTGAATCTACTGAAGGATCCGGTGACTGttccctgtggacacagctaCTGCATGACCTGTATTAAAACTCActgggatgaagaggatgagaagaatatctacagctgccctcagtgtAGGCAGACCTTCATACCGAGGCCTGTCCTGGTGAAAAACATCATGTTAGCAGCTTtagtggagcagctgaagaagactggactccaagctgctcctgctgatcactgctatgctggacctgaagatgtggcctgtgatgtctgcactgggagaaaactgaaagccctcaagtcctgtctggtgtgtctggtgtcttactgtgagaaacacctccagcctcattaTGATGTAGCTCAGTTAAAGAGACACAAGCTGGTGGAGCCCTGCGAGAAGCTCCAGGACAACATCTGCTCTCATCACGatgaggtgatgaagatgttctgCCGCACTGATCAGCAGTGTATCTGTTATCTCTGCCCTGTGGAGGAACATAAAGGCCAcgacacagtctcagctgcagcagaaaggactgagaggcagagagagctcgAGGGGAGTcgacagaaaatccagcagagaatccaggacagagagaaagatgtgaaggtgcttcagcaggagctggagaccatcaatggctctgctgataaagcagtggaggacagtgagaagatcttcactgagctgatcagtctcctggagaaaagacgctctgatgtgaagcagcagatcagatcccagcaggaaactgaagtgagtcgagtcaaagagcttcaggagaagctggagcaggagatcactgagctgaagaggaaagacgctgatctgaagcagctctcacacacagaggATCACAACTATTTTCTAGAAAATTACTTCTTGCTGTCAAGTTTTAATGAGTCTATAGAGTTACCCAGCACTAATATCTGTCCTCTCTTTTACTTTGAGGgcgtgacagcagctgtgtcagagctcagagataaaCTACAGGACATTCTGAGGGAGAAATGGCCAAAGATTTTGCAGACACTGACTATAGTGgatgttttactgtcacaaccagagcccaagaccagagctggattcttaaaatattcacaggaaatcacactggatccaaacacagcacacagacgTCTGTTATTATCTGAGgggaacagaaaagcaacattaATGTTGGTAGGACAATATTATCCCAATCCTTGGCACCCAGACAGATTTACTGATGAGCATCAGGTCCTGAGTGGAGAGAGTCTGAATAGAcgttgttactgggaggtggaaaAAGGGGAGGGAGGAGTTTCAGTAGTGGTTGCATACAAAGACAGTGACAGTGTACATGAAAAATTTGGAGATAATAACAAGTCCTGGGCCTTTGGTTTTTATAAACATCGTTATGAATTCAGACATAACAACATCATCACTCCAGTGTCAGGTCCTCGGTCCTCCAGAGTAGGAGTGTACCTGGATCACAGAGCAGGTATTCTGTCCTTCTACTGCGCCTCTGAAACcatgactctcctccacagagtccagaccacattcactcagcctctctATGCTGGACTTTATCTGAATGGTCCCGTTGAAAATACTGCTGAGATATGTTCACTTAATTAG